The Acidobacteriota bacterium genome contains the following window.
ACGGGAAGTAAAGCCGCTGATCGCGGCGCGCTATGCGGTGGATGCCGCGCGCGAGACGCTCTACGGCCATTCCTTCGGCGGCATGATGGTGCTCTCGACTCCATCACCCGACTGGCCCGCGCTTACAACACCGTTCAGCCGCCTTCCGGCAAGGTGCTCTCCGGCGGTATCGACGCCAACGCCCTGCACCGTCCCAAGCGCTTCTTCGGCGCCGCCCGCAACATCGAGGAAGGCGGCTCCCTGACCATCATCGCCACCGCCCTGGTGGACACCGGCAGCCGCATGGACGACGTCATCTTCGAGGAGTTCAAGGGCACCGGTAATTGCGAGATCCACCTCGACCGCAAGCTGGTGGACAAGCGTGTCTTCCCGGCCATCGACATCAATCGCTCCGGCACCCGCAAGGAGGAGCTGCTGATGTCCGAGAGCGAGCTGCGCCGCGTGTGGGTCCTGCGCAAAGTGCTCAATCCGTTGTCGACGGTGGAGAGCATGGAGCTGCTGCTGGACAAGCTTTCCAAGACCAAGTCCAACCAAGACTTTCTCGACGCCATGTCGAGATAGCCAGCGCCTTGCCCAAGCTGCGCGTCGGGATTCCCCGGGAGCTCTATGGCCGGCCTTTGGCCTGGGGCTTCCTCAAGGGGCATCACGGCGATCTCTTTTCCACCAGTCTGCATCCCCAGGCGGCCATCGGCCCGCTGCTGCAGCGCGGCAGTCTCGACGTCGGCCTGGTCTCGCCGCTGGATTTTCAGCGCATCCCCGGTCTGCGGGCCCTGCGGGACCTGTGCGTCGCCGCCACCGGCGCGTGCCGGTTGATGATGGTGGTGGCGAAGGAGCCGCTGGCTCAGATCCGCCGCCTGGCGGTGGAGCACAACAGCCACGCCGCGGGCCTGTTGGCGGAGATTCTCCTGCGCCAGCGCTACGGGGTGGAAAACCTCGAGCTGCGCCGCCACCGGCCGGTGCTCAAGCGCATGCTCGCCAACCACGACGGAGCTCTGCTCACCGGCGACGACGCTCTCAAGCTCCGGCGCTCCAGCCATGCGGTGGTGGATTTGGCGGAGGAATGGAACGCCTTCACCGGCCTTCCCTGGGTCGTGGCCCTGTGGGCGGTGCGGGACGGCGTCGGCCTGCCGGATCTACCCTTCTACTTCAAGAGCAGTCTGCGCTACGGCCTCTCCTTGCTCGA
Protein-coding sequences here:
- a CDS encoding MqnA/MqnD/SBP family protein, encoding MPKLRVGIPRELYGRPLAWGFLKGHHGDLFSTSLHPQAAIGPLLQRGSLDVGLVSPLDFQRIPGLRALRDLCVAATGACRLMMVVAKEPLAQIRRLAVEHNSHAAGLLAEILLRQRYGVENLELRRHRPVLKRMLANHDGALLTGDDALKLRRSSHAVVDLAEEWNAFTGLPWVVALWAVRDGVGLPDLPFYFKSSLRYGLSLLDNLMRESASELALDVSEIEPTLRGHLSFFLRDEETAGIEEFYRRAAELGLMEAPRPLAYW